In uncultured Bacteroides sp., the following proteins share a genomic window:
- a CDS encoding efflux transporter outer membrane subunit — protein MKKQIIGMMFATALLSSCNIYKTYERPQVETSGMYRDTTSVNNTLASDTTNMGNLPWKEVFKDPKLQALIEMGLSRNVDLQTAMLRVEEVKAALLTARLAFLPSLSLSPQGTISSFDGNAATKTYQLPVTASWELDIFGNMLNVKREAQASLLQSEAYHQAVQTQVIANIANCYYTLLMLDKQLEITEKTAQSWGENVNTMKIMKKAGMTNEAAVSRSEATYYTVNATLPELKKQIRETENSLSLILGQAPQSIERGTLAEQQMPEKFSVGIPLQMLSNRPDVKQAEMALAGSFYYTNQARSAFYPKITINGSAGWTNSAGGAIVNPGKIIASAVGSLTQPIFDRGVNVAKLKIAKAQQQEALLAFQQKILNAGTEVSNALYKYQASNEKNVQRKQQILSLNSSVDKTQQLMKLGSSTYLEVLTAQQSLLSAQLSDVQDSFERIQSVISLYQALGGGR, from the coding sequence ATGAAAAAACAAATAATAGGAATGATGTTTGCAACTGCTTTATTAAGCAGTTGCAACATCTACAAAACATACGAAAGACCACAGGTTGAGACTTCGGGTATGTATCGGGACACCACTTCGGTGAATAACACCTTAGCTTCCGATACAACTAATATGGGAAATCTTCCCTGGAAGGAAGTTTTCAAAGATCCTAAACTCCAGGCTCTGATAGAAATGGGACTTTCCAGGAATGTAGATTTACAGACAGCCATGCTACGCGTTGAAGAAGTGAAAGCAGCTTTACTTACCGCCCGCTTAGCCTTTCTACCATCGTTATCTCTTTCTCCTCAAGGTACTATAAGTAGTTTTGATGGAAATGCGGCTACTAAAACATATCAACTTCCGGTTACGGCTAGTTGGGAATTAGACATATTCGGTAATATGTTGAATGTTAAACGAGAGGCTCAGGCATCTCTTTTGCAAAGCGAGGCTTACCATCAAGCTGTGCAAACACAGGTAATTGCCAATATTGCCAATTGTTACTACACTCTGCTAATGCTTGATAAGCAACTGGAAATTACAGAGAAGACAGCTCAGAGCTGGGGTGAGAATGTAAATACGATGAAAATAATGAAAAAGGCTGGTATGACTAATGAAGCTGCTGTATCTCGGAGCGAAGCTACTTATTATACAGTCAACGCCACTTTGCCGGAGTTGAAAAAGCAAATCCGCGAGACAGAGAATTCGCTTTCACTGATTCTTGGACAGGCACCGCAAAGTATTGAACGTGGTACATTGGCCGAACAACAAATGCCAGAGAAATTTTCTGTAGGTATACCTTTGCAGATGCTTTCAAACCGTCCTGATGTAAAGCAGGCAGAAATGGCTCTTGCCGGTAGTTTCTATTACACAAACCAGGCTCGCTCAGCTTTCTATCCTAAAATAACTATAAACGGATCGGCCGGATGGACAAACAGTGCCGGAGGTGCTATCGTTAATCCGGGAAAGATTATTGCTTCAGCTGTTGGCTCTCTTACACAACCAATATTTGACAGAGGTGTAAACGTAGCCAAACTTAAGATTGCAAAAGCTCAGCAACAGGAAGCTTTACTAGCTTTTCAACAAAAGATCTTAAATGCGGGCACAGAAGTAAGCAATGCTCTTTATAAATATCAGGCTTCAAATGAGAAAAATGTTCAGCGCAAACAGCAGATTCTGTCTTTGAATAGTAGCGTTGACAAAACTCAGCAGTTAATGAAACTTGGTTCTTCTACATACCTTGAAGTTCTTACAGCTCAGCAATCTTTATTGAGTGCACAACTGTCAGACGTTCAGGATAGTTTTGAACGCATTCAGTCGGTAATTAGTTTGTATCAGGCCTTAGGTGGTGGAAGATAA